TGATTTGGCAAAAGCCTGGCTCATCAGCAAGACCAGCCAAAACTTTGCAGTTGCCAGTCATTGAACGACATGAATAGTGTCCAACCTCACGTACAGTTGTGAGAACAAGTGGGTATTCATCATCAACGGGCTCGGTTGGTGGCACCCAATCGCAACTTAAGAGCTGCGCTTTTCCAGAAGGCGTAGTGAATGCACCTCCAAGGAACAGGTCAGGAGAACCCTTATGCTCAATTGTTGGAATTGGCCATTGAGCATGTCCACAGCCTTGCATCTTTTCATATGTTGCACCATATGCTTTATCCCAAAGTGCACGACACTCTTGATCCCAAATCTCCTGAGTGTTGTTGTAGTGCATTGGGTAGCCCATTCTAGTTGACAGGTCTGCAATGATGTCCCAGTCGTGACGACATTCACCTTTTGGAGGAACAGCTGCACTGAAATATTGGAAAGTTCTGTCGCAAGCGGTGAAAACGCCCTCATGCTCTCCCCAACTCGTAGCTGGTAACAAAACATCAGCTTCTGCGGCAGTTTGAGTCATAAAGATGTCTTGAACGATGAAGATATCGAGCTCCTTCAAACGCTCTTTGTAAACTTGAGCATCTGGCTCTGTTTGCAGTGGATCTTCACCCATGATGTAGTAGGCATGAATCTTGCCTTCATGTATGAGCTCTGGAACGTCGGTTACTTTATAGCCAGGTTCTGGGTCAATTGATCCAGGCTCTAAGCCCCATGCTTTCTCAAACTTTTCACGAATTGCAGGGTCTGTAACCTTTTGATAACCAGGGAACATGTTAGGCAAAGCACCCATGTCGCATGCACCTTGAACATTGTTTTGTCCACGAACAGGTGCAACACCAGAATTTGGTTTTCCAATCTGGCCTGTAATGCAAGCAATTGCTGCACACATGCGAACTGCTTCAACGTTTTGGAGGTGTTGGCAAACGCCCATGCCCCAACAAAGAATAGAAGAAGGTTCAGCAGTCGCGTAAATTCTTGCTGCCTCGTGAACAGCTTCAGGATCGCAACCCGTGAGTTCTGCAGTGTTTTCAGGAGTGTATTTCTTAACTGTCTCCCACCATTCATCAAAGTGCTCTGTGTGTTCTTCGACGAATTTCTTGTCCATGAGTCCTTGAGTAACAATTGAGTTAGCAAATGCATTTAAGAATGCAATGTTTGTGCCAGCTTTAATTGGCAGATAGATATCAGCAATGCGTGATGTCTCAATAACTCTTGGGTCAGCAACAATAATCTTTGCACCCTTTTCTCTTGCGCGCAAAATTCTGCGAGCTACAAGTGGGTGTGATGTATTTGGATTGTATCCAAAAAGGAACAAGCATCCTGCGTCTTCCATACCTGGAACGCCGCAGCTCATTGATCCAGCACCGAGTGTCTCCATAAGACCGAAGACAGTTGGCCCGTGTCAAGTGCGAGCGCAATTATCTACATTGTTGTTCCCAATGCAAGCACGTGCAAATTTTTGCATCACAAGGTTCGATTCGTTACCTGTGCCACGGGAAGAGCCAGTAACATAAATCGATTTTGGACCATACTTTTTCTTGGCAGCCAAAAGCTTCTCAGCACAAAAATCAAGTGCCTCATCCCAGGTCACTCTTTGAAATGGCTTGCCACGCTCTGGGCGGATCATCGGGTAAAGGATACGAGGTGTCAAGATTCCGGTGTCATTAATGAAGTCGTATCCATGCCATCCTTTAAGACAAAGGAAACCTTCATTAGTCAGACCAGGGAGTGGTTCAGCGCCAACAACTTGGTCGCCTTCAACAAGGAGGTTGAATTTACATCCAGTGCCACAATAAGGGCAAACTACCATATGTTTTTCCATTGTATTCACTTCCTTTCTGTCTTTAAGCAACAGCGCCATAGACTGGAAGTGAAGAATGAGCTTCTAGTCTCTTGGCTTCTTGTTGGAACTTATCTTTTCTGTCTGCCATCATCTCGTCGCGATCTACGAGTCTTAATGCCTTTGTTGGACAGGCTTCAACGCACGCAGGACCATTCTCTCGGTCATAGCAAAGGTCGCACTTTACCAAAAATGATTTCTTTGCTCCTGAAACTGGAATGCCTCCAAGCATTTGAACATTGTCGACTGGAACAACCTCAACAGCTCCAAATGGACATGCCTGAACGCAGTTGCGGCAACCAATGCATCTTTGCTGACGGATAGCCACACGGTCGCCATCATAATAGAGTGCTCCTTCAGGGCATGCATTTACACATGCAGCGTCAGCGCAGTGATGACAAGCGATAGGTGCAGATACCGTGAGCGTTTGCACGACATTTAAACGTGCTTTTGACAAATCGCCAGGCACGTCATGTTTGTTCATGCATCCTGCCATGCAGGTTTGGCAGGAAATGCAAAGACCAGGGTCTGCTTGAACAAATTGTCCGCTCATAATTCCTCCTTCACTTTCTTTACTCCTGTGAGAATTAAATTCTCACAAACCCTCAAAACAAGTTAATGCAGCCTTTACCCTACATTAACCCTCGGTTGCTGCGAAAACATCTTTAAACAAAGGTGCTTCGTGCAACACATCTGTGTCTGTCTGCAGAACGGTCGCTGTAGCAGACTCAATCCCGTTTAATACTGGTTGAGGCATAGCTACGCCGAACCAGAGGATTACGATAACCATGGCGAATTCTGGAATCAATGCGAAGGCTCCAACATCGCCTTTCTTTACAGTTGTAGGGGGTTCGCCAAACACAGATCCTGTGACAACATGAACGCATGCAGCAATGACAACGGTCAATGCCACTCCAAACAGAACAACCAAAACGATGTGTCCTGAAACTACTCCTGAGATAAATGCCATTATTTCAGATAAGAACATTGCAAATGGTGGGAAACCGGCGAGTGCGAAGAAGCCGATTGCCATCAAAATTGCAGTTGCAGGTGCGACTTTCAAAATGCCTGAAATCTTATTCAAATCACGAGTTCCATATTTCATGAGGACGTTGCCTGAAATGCAGAACAGGAGCGCTTTGGTAAAGCCGTGAGTTACACAGTGCAACAGAGCTGCAGCAATTCCTAGTGGACCACCAAAGCCAAGGCAAAGGGCAACAATTCCAATGTTTTCACATGAGTGGTATGCAAGTTTTCTCTTCAAGTCGTCTTGAGCAAAAACCGCAAATGCAGCAACGCCAACGCTCAGCGCGCCAAGAATGAGCATTAAAAGCTGTGGGAAGAATGTTCCGACTGCTTGGATGCAGAGAATGTAAAAACGAATGATGATGAGCATTGCACACTTCAGTAAAACGCCCGAAAGCAAAGCTGACACTGGCGAAGGTGCTTCTGAGTGAGCGTCTGGCAACCAAGTGTGCATTGGGAAAAGACCAGCCTTTGTGCCAAAGCCAATAGCTGCAAAAACAAAAGCAATTTGAATCAACATTCCATCAAACTGTTTAGCAATTGGAACTAATGAAGTCCAGAAAACAGCTTGATGAGGATCGCTCATAATTGAAGCTGCATCTGCATAAATGAGCACTGTGCCATAAAGTCCAAACGCAACACCAGCTGTGCAAACTATCACATATTTCCAAGAGGCTTCCAAGGTTGTTTTTTGGTTGTAACAACCAACCAGGAATACTGTTGATAATGTTGTTGCCTCAATTGCAACCCACATCAAAATGATGTTGTTTGAAAGAACAACCAAAAGCATTGAGAAAACAAACAAGCTAAAGAATGCATAGTAGGACTTCACTTGCCCAGGCCCAACATTTCCAATTTCAATGTCGTGGCGCACATATGGAATCGAATACCAACCTGTCAGGAATCCAATCACACCAATTAAGGCTAAGAAAATCATTCCTAAACCATCGAGGTGGAACCAAATCCCGACTGCATCAATCGAATTTCCTGTTGAGCCAACTTGAACTACGAGGAGAATGGCCATGACAAGGACAGCCGTAACGCTAGCAAAATGGATAACCTCATAGGCGACTTTTGGAGTTGACTTCGATGGGAGAAAAGCAATCAGAACAGCCGCAACAAGCGGAACAACCATGATTGCAATCATAAGTGTTGAATAATCCATGTTTATCCCCTATCCCTTCAATTCCATTAACTCGTCAGAATTCATTGTGTTTACCTTTTTGTACACACGGTAAACAATAATTGCCATGATTACGACAGCGAAAATCGCGTCGGTTGCAATACCAATTTCGACAAGCTCTGGAGCCTGTGGGGCAAGCAAAGCTAGTGTTAAGTGTGAACCATTCTCCATTAAGCAATAACCAAACATTTGTTTCACAATGTTTCTTTGTGAAATGATGCATGTCAGACCAATAAAGAAGTGTGCCAGAGAAACAGCAAGAGCTGGTAAAACTTCTGTTGTGGTTGGAAGCTTGATGTATTGAACAATGAGATAGCAAATTGCGACTTCAACAACTGCAAGAATCACAGTGACAATTGGTTTTACCAAAGGTTCAATCTTTTCATCGGGGTTGCCCATCTTCTTCAATGTGAAAAGAACAACAGCAGGCACAAAAATTACTTTTGTAAAGAAAGCAGTTCCTGACCAGGTAAACAACTCTGTTGAACCAGTAGTTACACCCAATGCAATGAAGATCCCAACTAAAACAAGTGATTGCACCCCATATGCATAGGCAGTGCTTTTTGGTGACTTCATCAAAATCACGATTAGAGACGTGAGGATGAGAAAGCAACCAAGTACGTTTACTAGTGCGTATCCGCTCATGAAAGACCCCCTATCCAATCCAAGAAGCTGCTATAAAGCTTGAGCAGACTGTCATTATGATCAACACCACAAAAGCGATAACCATGTAAACTGGAAGCTTTTGCGATTTTTCAACAACTTCTGAAGGCTCGCCTGGAAGAACTTGACCCATCCATTTGAGAAACCAAGCAAAGCATCCAACAGTTTCAATCAGGAAAACAACAACGATTAGCATCAAAAGCCAATTGCCTTGTGCAGCTTCAAATGAACCTGCAATGATTGAGAACTTTGAGAAAAATCCGTTAAATGGAGGACATCCTGCAATAGCAAGAGCAGCGCATCCAAAGCCTACTGCAAGAAGTGGTTGTTTCTTTATGACACCTTTAATTTGTGGAAGCATTCTCGTTCCCATTGTGTAGCTAAAAGCGCCAGCTACCAAGAAGAAGAGAGTCTTTGCAAATGCATGGTTGAAAATGTGTTGGACACCACCATTGAAAGCCATTTGTGAACCAAAAACGAAGAAACCAAAGCCCAAGAAGATGTAGGACAACTGAGAAATTGTTGAGAATGCAAGCAGTCTCTTCATGTCTTTTTGTGGCAGATACATTATGAATGAGAAAATCATTGTCGCAATTGCACCGATAACAATAACCCAGCCAACGGGCTCAGGAATGACTCCTGCGCTCATCAGACATCTTGCCAAAACAGCTACACCAACTTTAACCATTGATGCACCATGGAGATACGCCGAAACTGGCGTTGGAGCCTCCATGGCAGATGGCAACCACATGTAGAAAGGCAGTTGGGCTGATTTACCCCAAGCAGCGATGATTACACAAACAAGAACGAACGTTTTCCAATAATCATCAAGGCTTGCAATTGCTGTCACTTCAAGAGTTCCAGTTTGTAGATACAAACAACCTGCTGCAATATAGAGTCCAAGAGCACCAATGTGAGTCAAAATTAGAGCTTTCATTGCTGCTTTTTGAGCAGTAGGTGTGCCATAGTAACCAATTAAAGCCCAAGAACAAGCTCCTGTAATCTCAAAGAAAATGAGCTGCGAAAGGATTGTGTTTGAATAAACAAGACCAGCCATTGCTCCAATAAACACTGTAAAGAAAGCATAGAAGCGCCGACGCGGAACATCAGGATGTTCACGGTTCTTATCGTTCATGTAACCGACAGAGTAAATTGAAATAATGAGACCAATTCCAACAAAGCATGGAGCAAGCATTACGCTCACCTTATCGAAGATGAACGAAATGATTGTTGCATCTCCCAGAGCAGCAATCGTGAGTGTTTGTGTTTCAGCGCCGTTGCTTGCAAGAGTTACCCAAACTCCAATTGTTAAGCAAGTCGAAACTGCTGCTGCAGCAATGCACAGCCATTTTGCGCATTTCTGAGGGCAGACAACGATGATAAAGGCAACGATAAATGGAACAAGTATCGATGCAATGGACATTATTGATAAACTAGCCATCGTTGATCCCCCTTAAATTCCCAAAATGCAGAGCAAGAAGCCACAAGCCGAAAGGCCAACGATTGCCCACGTTTTGGTTCCCAAAAACTTATATCTAACTCTGATGAGTGCATTTTCAATAACACCGCAAATCAGGAAGAAAACGCCAACTTTAACGAACCAGACCACAAGTCCGATTAGAAGAGAAACAATGCTAGCATCCATAGCGCTTCCCCATGGAATGAAGATTGCAAGGAACCATGAAACAACGATAATTTGCTTCATTGACATTCCCATCTTCATGAGTGCAAGTGAAGGTCCAGAATATTCTGCAAGAGGTCCCTCTTGAATCTCCTGTTCCGCTTCAGCCATATCAAAAGGAACTTTACCAAGCTCAACATAACAAGCTGCAGCGAAAGCAACACCCGCAACAATAACGCCAATTGGACTAATCACAAACAGGTTTGAAATCATGTAGCCCATGCCACCAAGATATGTTGTTCCTGTTGCCAGAGCAACTACAACTAAAGACAACATCATTGCTGGTTCGACTAATACGCCAACAAGCAGCTCACGAACACCGCCAAGTCCTGCATAGGTGTCACCTGAGTCAATCGATGCAAGCGAGAAGAAGAAACGCGATAACGCAAGCAAGTAAACCACCAAGATGACATCACCAAGCGCTGGAATTGGTGAATAAGTTGTAATCATTGGCACACCAACAGCTAAAACAAGCATTGTAGCGAAGAAAAGTATTGGTGTGATGCGATGAACAAAACTTGATTCTTCTGAATGAACATCTTCACGCTTGAAGAGTTTTGCAATGTCATAGTAGTCTTGCAAAATGCTTGGTCCACGTCTGGAGTGCATCTTGGCACGAAGCCATCTTGAAGTGCCTGAAACTAGAGGAGCAATCAGGACAACAAGTAAGGCTTGAACTATGGCAATTAAAATGCTAATCATAATCCTTTAACCCCCTTAGTTAAGACCCACGGCCATTGCCAAGAAGACAACAAGCGCGACAACAATGTAGATAACATAAATTCTGAAGTTACCATGTTCTATCTTTTGAGCTTGCTTTCCAACCCAAGAGATAAATGCAGCAACTGCATCAACAATGTATTTATCGCCAACAGTTTCAGCTTTTTGCGCACCATGAACTGTTGCATTAAAGAAATTGGTGAACTTAGTAGAAGTCGAAGTAATCGCTGTTCTGGCTGCATAGATTGGCTTTAGGAACATTTGCACCTCAGCTCCCACTGTCCCAGCTGTAATAGCCATTCCAGTTTCTGTGTTGTAACCACAAGACCATGGTTCGCGATCGCATGAAACTTTCGACTTTGAAAATGCCATCTTAAATGCAAGAACAAGCAGGACAAACGAAATGAGAAGAATTGCTACAAGAGGTGTTGAGACAACTGACCCAATAACTGGATTTACAACCCATGTGCCATATGAAGTAATGATGTTCATTTGGCCCAGCGTTGAAGCTGCAATTCCTTCCATAATTGGAGCCACGAACGGCGCACCCAAACCAAGGCAAACGCAAACAACTGCTAAAACAATCATCGCGATTGTCATTGGAACAGGAACCTCTTTTGCATTGGCAGCCTGATCTGAACGTGGGCGACCTAAGAAAGTCACTCCATAGCACTTAACGAAACAAGTTACCGCCAATGCGCCCGTGATTGCAAGAGCAACAGTTGCAAAAGCTGCAAAAATCTTAATAACTAAATCTCCTGCCATTGCAGTCGTTATCATTGACTGGTAGGTAAACCATTCTGAAACAAAGCCGTTCAAAGGAGGTATTGCAGAAATTGCAAGTGATCCAAGCAAAAAGCACACACCTGTAATTGGCATCACTTTTTGAAGGCCACCAAGAATCTGCATATTTCTTGTTCCTGTTGAGAAAAGTACTGAACCTGCACCAAGGAATAAAAGCCCTTTAAACATTGCATGATTCAAAAGGTGATAGAAGCCCGCCATAAAACCAAGCGCTGCGAGTACCGGTTGGTTAACAGCAACTCCCATAAATCCAATGCCGACACCAAGAAGAATAATTCCGATGTTTTCTACTGAGTGGTAGGCAAGAAGTTTTTTAATGTCGTGTTCAGCTAAAGCATAGGCAACACCGAGAACTGAAGAAAGAGCGCCAATTGTGAGAACTACAAGACCCCACCAAAGTTGCACCTCAGATCCTTGAAGAAGGTCAATTCCAACTTTTACTATGCCGAAGACGCCGATTTTAATCATGCCACCTGACATCAAAGCTGAAACGTTTGAAGGAGCAGCAGGATGTGCTTGTGGCAGCCATGAATGGAATGGGAACATGCCAGCCTTGCAACCAAATCCAAAGAATGCAAGCATGAACACAAGAGATGCAATTCCGGGATCAAACGAAGCAGCCCTAAATGCTGCAAAGTCAAGACTTCCTGTGATTCCTCCCATGATAAGGAATGAAATCATAATCATCAAGAATCCAATGTGAGCCATGATTAAGTAAAGGAAGCCACCACGAATTGATTGTTTATTCTGTTCAACAATTACTAGGAAGTAAGATGTGAGCGACATCAGTTCGAAGAAAACCAAGAACCAAAAGGCGTTATCAACGGTGAGAACCATGTTCATTGAAACTATGAACAAATTCATAAAGAAGCCGATTGAACCCATCCCGTGACCATGATATTCATCGAAGTAGGAGAAGCCATAAATCCAGGCGACCAAAGCTAGCAAGTTAATTACAACCAGCAGCAGGCCAGACAAAGGATTCAGTATCACCGTAAAGTTTGCAAAAGCAAACGGTGTTGTGAATGACGCGATTGCCGTTGGGGCAAAAATACCAGCTATGCCAGCACCGATTGCAAAGCATGCTGAAACAATGCCAAATATGCAAGCCAAAGTTTTAGAAGCAGACTCTGCCTTACTTATTAGGATTGCAACAATTGCGCCCACAACAGAAATCCCAGCCGAGATGAAGAGCATTTCCATTGCTACCACCTTTCCTGTACTTTAATAAGACTCACAGAAAAAGAACAGAGAGAATCACTCTCTGAAACTTCAAAATAACGGATTAAAAGATTTTTCAATTGAGAATTGCGATGAGTCTTTGACCCAGCAGATAGCCCAAACAAAGAACATCTATTTAAACAGTCGGGAAACACAGATAACCCCGTCCCAATATATATACTCCTAATCCCTGTCGCAATTATAGTCCACAAATCAAGCAGTTTTACCGAGAAACGACCATATTCTCAAAAACGAGTTTAATAATTAATTGAAGCAAAATTGCAGTTAAACTAATTACTTTTTCATAACGCGAGCACTTTTTCTTTTGAAGTAATATGCTTTTCTAAGTTTGCTAAAATAAAGCGTCTGTAAATACATTTTGCAATGAAAAAATGCATATTCTGCCATCGACGTTTTTATAAACAAATCGTGCAATAATTAGTTTGATATTTCACCATTTATAAAAGGGATACATTTATATATGAAGAAAACAGCGGATACCGAAAAAGCTACAGTAACAAAAATGGTTACTGAGAAGAGCTCTAAAAACGCGATTAAAGGAAATAAATTAAATGAAATGCTCAGAGGTCTTCCTCAAGTTGATGAGGTAATGAGTAATTCTAACATCACTACTTTAAGACATGCTTTAGCTCACGACTTTTTAAAAACCGCTGTTCGTGATATCTTAGATGAAATTCGTGAAGACATTAAAGCTGGTGTTTCTGATGAATACACAATTCCAACAACTGACGAGATTGCACACAAAAGTTGTGTTCACGCATTGCAGTTAATCAAACCATCTTTGCGACATGTAGTTAATGCAAGCGGCGTTATTATCCACACAAACCTAGGAAGAAGCCCCCTTTGCGACGAAGCAATTAAGGCGGTCAATGATGTTTCACGAGGCTATTCCACTCTTGAGTATTCAACAAAAACTATGTCACGAGGTTCAAGGCATGCGCACATTGAACAGTTGATTTGCACTTTAACTGGAGCTGAAGCGGCAATTGCAGTTAACAACAATGCAGCTGCTGTGATGATGGTTTTAAATGAGTTTGCAAAAGGATATGAAGCTATCGTGTCTCGCGGTGAACTCGTAGAAATCGGTGGGTCATTTCGCGTGCCGGACATTATGGCGATGTCAAACGCAAGAATGATTGAAGTTGGAACAACAAACAAAACACATGTTTCCGACTACGAAAACAACATTAACGAAAACACAGCCATGCTTCTTAAAGTACATCCATCTAACTACCGCATGGAGGGCTTTGTAGAAGATGTGTCAATTAAAGATTTGCAGAAAATTGCCACAGCCGAAAATAAAAGAAGAAAAGTTGCAGGGCAAAAAAATAAAGTCATTGTTTATGAAGACCAAGGATCTGGCGTCTTGATTGAAGATGATTTCTTCAAGAAAAATGGCGAGCACACAATAACAGATGCACTAAAACTTGGCGTTGATATAGTTAGCTTTTCAGGTGATAAACTTTTGGGTGGTCCTCAAGCTGGAATTATTGTGGGCAGAAAAGAGTTTATTGATCG
This portion of the Phoenicibacter congonensis genome encodes:
- the fdhF gene encoding formate dehydrogenase subunit alpha, which produces MEKHMVVCPYCGTGCKFNLLVEGDQVVGAEPLPGLTNEGFLCLKGWHGYDFINDTGILTPRILYPMIRPERGKPFQRVTWDEALDFCAEKLLAAKKKYGPKSIYVTGSSRGTGNESNLVMQKFARACIGNNNVDNCARTUHGPTVFGLMETLGAGSMSCGVPGMEDAGCLFLFGYNPNTSHPLVARRILRAREKGAKIIVADPRVIETSRIADIYLPIKAGTNIAFLNAFANSIVTQGLMDKKFVEEHTEHFDEWWETVKKYTPENTAELTGCDPEAVHEAARIYATAEPSSILCWGMGVCQHLQNVEAVRMCAAIACITGQIGKPNSGVAPVRGQNNVQGACDMGALPNMFPGYQKVTDPAIREKFEKAWGLEPGSIDPEPGYKVTDVPELIHEGKIHAYYIMGEDPLQTEPDAQVYKERLKELDIFIVQDIFMTQTAAEADVLLPATSWGEHEGVFTACDRTFQYFSAAVPPKGECRHDWDIIADLSTRMGYPMHYNNTQEIWDQECRALWDKAYGATYEKMQGCGHAQWPIPTIEHKGSPDLFLGGAFTTPSGKAQLLSCDWVPPTEPVDDEYPLVLTTVREVGHYSCRSMTGNCKVLAGLADEPGFCQISPEDAEKYGIKDQQLMFIYSRRGKVITRASVDSRVLPGAVYMTYQWWIGKCNDLTMDKVDANSHTPEDKYCAVQVEAIEDQTWAEKYLDEQYTSLKKRLRDEAAPQYQGVK
- a CDS encoding 4Fe-4S dicluster domain-containing protein, with amino-acid sequence MSGQFVQADPGLCISCQTCMAGCMNKHDVPGDLSKARLNVVQTLTVSAPIACHHCADAACVNACPEGALYYDGDRVAIRQQRCIGCRNCVQACPFGAVEVVPVDNVQMLGGIPVSGAKKSFLVKCDLCYDRENGPACVEACPTKALRLVDRDEMMADRKDKFQQEAKRLEAHSSLPVYGAVA
- a CDS encoding hydrogenase 4 subunit F, with protein sequence MDYSTLMIAIMVVPLVAAVLIAFLPSKSTPKVAYEVIHFASVTAVLVMAILLVVQVGSTGNSIDAVGIWFHLDGLGMIFLALIGVIGFLTGWYSIPYVRHDIEIGNVGPGQVKSYYAFFSLFVFSMLLVVLSNNIILMWVAIEATTLSTVFLVGCYNQKTTLEASWKYVIVCTAGVAFGLYGTVLIYADAASIMSDPHQAVFWTSLVPIAKQFDGMLIQIAFVFAAIGFGTKAGLFPMHTWLPDAHSEAPSPVSALLSGVLLKCAMLIIIRFYILCIQAVGTFFPQLLMLILGALSVGVAAFAVFAQDDLKRKLAYHSCENIGIVALCLGFGGPLGIAAALLHCVTHGFTKALLFCISGNVLMKYGTRDLNKISGILKVAPATAILMAIGFFALAGFPPFAMFLSEIMAFISGVVSGHIVLVVLFGVALTVVIAACVHVVTGSVFGEPPTTVKKGDVGAFALIPEFAMVIVILWFGVAMPQPVLNGIESATATVLQTDTDVLHEAPLFKDVFAATEG
- the hyfE gene encoding hydrogenase 4 membrane subunit, which gives rise to MSGYALVNVLGCFLILTSLIVILMKSPKSTAYAYGVQSLVLVGIFIALGVTTGSTELFTWSGTAFFTKVIFVPAVVLFTLKKMGNPDEKIEPLVKPIVTVILAVVEVAICYLIVQYIKLPTTTEVLPALAVSLAHFFIGLTCIISQRNIVKQMFGYCLMENGSHLTLALLAPQAPELVEIGIATDAIFAVVIMAIIVYRVYKKVNTMNSDELMELKG
- a CDS encoding hydrogenase 4 subunit D — translated: MASLSIMSIASILVPFIVAFIIVVCPQKCAKWLCIAAAAVSTCLTIGVWVTLASNGAETQTLTIAALGDATIISFIFDKVSVMLAPCFVGIGLIISIYSVGYMNDKNREHPDVPRRRFYAFFTVFIGAMAGLVYSNTILSQLIFFEITGACSWALIGYYGTPTAQKAAMKALILTHIGALGLYIAAGCLYLQTGTLEVTAIASLDDYWKTFVLVCVIIAAWGKSAQLPFYMWLPSAMEAPTPVSAYLHGASMVKVGVAVLARCLMSAGVIPEPVGWVIVIGAIATMIFSFIMYLPQKDMKRLLAFSTISQLSYIFLGFGFFVFGSQMAFNGGVQHIFNHAFAKTLFFLVAGAFSYTMGTRMLPQIKGVIKKQPLLAVGFGCAALAIAGCPPFNGFFSKFSIIAGSFEAAQGNWLLMLIVVVFLIETVGCFAWFLKWMGQVLPGEPSEVVEKSQKLPVYMVIAFVVLIIMTVCSSFIAASWIG
- a CDS encoding respiratory chain complex I subunit 1 family protein; the protein is MISILIAIVQALLVVLIAPLVSGTSRWLRAKMHSRRGPSILQDYYDIAKLFKREDVHSEESSFVHRITPILFFATMLVLAVGVPMITTYSPIPALGDVILVVYLLALSRFFFSLASIDSGDTYAGLGGVRELLVGVLVEPAMMLSLVVVALATGTTYLGGMGYMISNLFVISPIGVIVAGVAFAAACYVELGKVPFDMAEAEQEIQEGPLAEYSGPSLALMKMGMSMKQIIVVSWFLAIFIPWGSAMDASIVSLLIGLVVWFVKVGVFFLICGVIENALIRVRYKFLGTKTWAIVGLSACGFLLCILGI
- the hyfB gene encoding hydrogenase 4 subunit B, which gives rise to MEMLFISAGISVVGAIVAILISKAESASKTLACIFGIVSACFAIGAGIAGIFAPTAIASFTTPFAFANFTVILNPLSGLLLVVINLLALVAWIYGFSYFDEYHGHGMGSIGFFMNLFIVSMNMVLTVDNAFWFLVFFELMSLTSYFLVIVEQNKQSIRGGFLYLIMAHIGFLMIMISFLIMGGITGSLDFAAFRAASFDPGIASLVFMLAFFGFGCKAGMFPFHSWLPQAHPAAPSNVSALMSGGMIKIGVFGIVKVGIDLLQGSEVQLWWGLVVLTIGALSSVLGVAYALAEHDIKKLLAYHSVENIGIILLGVGIGFMGVAVNQPVLAALGFMAGFYHLLNHAMFKGLLFLGAGSVLFSTGTRNMQILGGLQKVMPITGVCFLLGSLAISAIPPLNGFVSEWFTYQSMITTAMAGDLVIKIFAAFATVALAITGALAVTCFVKCYGVTFLGRPRSDQAANAKEVPVPMTIAMIVLAVVCVCLGLGAPFVAPIMEGIAASTLGQMNIITSYGTWVVNPVIGSVVSTPLVAILLISFVLLVLAFKMAFSKSKVSCDREPWSCGYNTETGMAITAGTVGAEVQMFLKPIYAARTAITSTSTKFTNFFNATVHGAQKAETVGDKYIVDAVAAFISWVGKQAQKIEHGNFRIYVIYIVVALVVFLAMAVGLN
- the selA gene encoding L-seryl-tRNA(Sec) selenium transferase, with the protein product MKKTADTEKATVTKMVTEKSSKNAIKGNKLNEMLRGLPQVDEVMSNSNITTLRHALAHDFLKTAVRDILDEIREDIKAGVSDEYTIPTTDEIAHKSCVHALQLIKPSLRHVVNASGVIIHTNLGRSPLCDEAIKAVNDVSRGYSTLEYSTKTMSRGSRHAHIEQLICTLTGAEAAIAVNNNAAAVMMVLNEFAKGYEAIVSRGELVEIGGSFRVPDIMAMSNARMIEVGTTNKTHVSDYENNINENTAMLLKVHPSNYRMEGFVEDVSIKDLQKIATAENKRRKVAGQKNKVIVYEDQGSGVLIEDDFFKKNGEHTITDALKLGVDIVSFSGDKLLGGPQAGIIVGRKEFIDRLKKNPLARALRLDKMTLAALEATLRTYLNEDEARKKIPTLRMLTEDSSLTKKRAEKLNKAFQKEINSDDVTFKVIEEISRAGGGSLPMCDIKTYCVRASFTKGNAEAADKYLIQECEPPIISRLTKECLYFDARTLEESDFPLLVNGVKEYLSKVK